One genomic segment of Marmota flaviventris isolate mMarFla1 chromosome 8 unlocalized genomic scaffold, mMarFla1.hap1 SUPER_8_unloc_2, whole genome shotgun sequence includes these proteins:
- the B3galt5 gene encoding beta-1,3-galactosyltransferase 5 produces the protein MAYQKLRLTYACLLLVGALCLYFSMAPYKEEPFIFKKKYGTFLQLPDIDCRQDPPFLVLLVTSSHKQVAARMAIRKTWGGERTVSGKQVRTFFLLGTTANQDEMSAVAQESQQHGDIIQKNFRDVYFNLTLKTMMGMEWVHYFCPQVAFVMKTDSDMFVNVHYLTELLLKKNRTTRFFTGFLKLNEYPIRKKFNKWFVSKYEYPWDRYPPFCSGTGYVFSSDVASQVYNVSESVPFIKLEDVFVGLCLAKLQIWPEELHSQQTFFPGGLRFSVCRFRKIVACHFITPKELLIYWHVLETSQEDCPEV, from the coding sequence ATGGCTTACCAGAAGTTGAGGCTGACCTACGCGTGCCTGCTGTTGGTGGGAGCGCTGTGCTTGTATTTCAGCATGGCTCCTTATAAAGAAGAGcctttcattttcaagaaaaaatacGGGACGTTCCTTCAGCTCCCAGATATCGATTGCAGGCAAGATCCTCCCTTCCTTGTCCTGCTGGTGACTTCATCCCACAAGCAGGTGGCCGCTCGCATGGCCATCCGGAAGACGTGGGGGGGAGAGAGGACAGTGAGCGGGAAGCAGGTGAGGACATTCTTCCTCCTGGGGACCACGGCCAACCAGGACGAGATGAGCGCGGTGGCCCAGGAGAGCCAGCAGCACGGCGACATCATCCAGAAGAACTTCAGGGATGTCTACTTCAATCTGACCCTCAAGACCATGATGGGCATGGAGTGGGTCCACTACTTCTGTCCTCAGGTGGCTTTCGTGATGAAGACAGACTCGGACATGTTTGTGAACGTCCACTACCTGACCGAGCTACTCCTGAAGAAGAACAGGACAACGAGGTTTTTTACAGGCTTCCTGAAGCTCAACGAGTATCCCATCAGGAAGAAGTTCAATAAGTGGTTTGTGAGTAAATATGAATACCCCTGGGACAGGTACCCGCCCTTCTGCTCTGGCACCGGCTACGTCTTCTCCAGCGACGTGGCCAGCCAGGTGTACAACGTCTCCGAGAGCGTCCCCTTCATTAAGCTTGAGGATGTCTTTGTGGGGCTCTGCCTGGCAAAGCTGCAGATCTGGCCCGAGGAGCTCCACTCCCAGCAGACGTTCTTCCCGGGGGGGTTACGCTTCTCCGTGTGCCGCTTTAGGAAGATCGTGGCCTGCCATTTCATCACGCCCAAGGAGCTGCTGATCTACTGGCATGTCCTGGAGACCTCCCAGGAAGACTGTCCCGAGGTCTGA